In Neodiprion pinetum isolate iyNeoPine1 chromosome 6, iyNeoPine1.2, whole genome shotgun sequence, one genomic interval encodes:
- the LOC124222358 gene encoding DALR anticodon-binding domain-containing protein 3 isoform X1 — MEGSSDFRIKELVNSICRLLLGVETKFNEDSSILKINNENLSEYGDVCFLTNLVTWKKVFRNSLKSTTSCRNILEHYLIKNEIKFEDCNAAEKAFQNIIKASRNWSLKIEKCQLGNERVSVFLNRTQTFADVLARIVVRDHSYGQLESKSGSFFFHIIKDLDSDLTNLRLRLIKRVAENIVKANGYQVSESSDSDKYYATTKSKRDLTKYPKILLCGVAKNSVTGTKETALTEAEYLNRRLVELADTTEHKLPDLAEPKHEQNSVLLQIAEAVIVLQFLAVKPSRTITISSDLGLDESTINVKGSSFIFYNTARISAIFQKFDEQHLKGDYPSLPSIEEVDFSLLTEAEEWELMYIFLLGYPEMVKTCARLTGDLEICPHYICSFLSRLVSKFSAYYRRVRILTEGRDHLLPTMMARLYLLKAIQIVTRNALRLLNLDPVSRM, encoded by the exons ATGGAAGGGTCTTCAGATTTCAGGATAAAGGAGTTGGTGAACAGTATTTGCCGTTTGTTGTTGGGTGTGGAAACTAAATTCAATGAAGATTCTTCGATCCTTAAAATAAACAACGAAAATCTGTCAGAGTACGGAGACGTGTGTTTCTTGACGAACCTCGTTACTTGGAAAAAAGTGTTTCGAAATAGTTTGAAATCGACGACGAGTTGCAGGAATATACTCGAGCACTACTTAATCAAAAATGAGATAAAATTTGAGGATTGCAATGCTGCCGAAAAG GCCTTTCAGAATATAATAAAAGCTAGCAGAAATTGGTCTCTGAAAATTGAGAAGTGTCAGCTTGGAAATGAAAGAGTATCTGTATTTTTAAACAGAACCCAAACTTTTGCAGACGTACTAGCTCGTATTGTGGTCAGAGACCATAGCTATGGACAATTGGAGTCAAAGAGTggatctttcttttttcatatcatCAAAGATCTAGACTCAGATTTGACAAACCTACGTTTGCGTCTGATTAAACGTGTGGCTGAAAATATAGTCAAGGCCAACGGATACCAGGTATCTGAAAGTAGCGACAGTGACAAGTATTATGCGACCACCAAGTCAAAAAGAGATTTGACAAAATATCCCAAAATACTGTTATGCGGGGTTGCAAAGAATTCTGTTACTGGAACAAAGGAAACTGCGCTTACAGAAGCCGAATATTTGAATCGGAGGTTGGTGGAGCTAGCCGATACAACAGAGCACAAACTGCCTGATTTGGCTGAACCGAAACATGAGCAGAATTCTGTACTTTTGCAAATCGCGGAGGCAGTGATTGTGTTACAGTTTTTGGCTGTGAAACCTAGTCGTACTATCACAATTTCTTCCGATCTTGGCTTGGACGAGAGTACTATAAATGTCAAAG GCTCGtcctttattttttacaatacagCTAGAATATCGGCGATATTTCAGAAATTCGACGAACAACACTTAAAAGGAGACTATCCTAGTTTGCCAAGCATCGAAGAGGTTGATTTTTCGTTACTCACAGAAGCG GAGGAGTGGGAACTGATGTACATCTTTTTACTTGGCTATCCGGAGATGGTAAAAACGTGTGCAAGGCTCACTGGAGATCTGGAGATTTGTCCACACTACATATGTTCGTTTTTGTCACGATTGGTCAGCAAATTCAGCGCCTATTATCGCCGAGTTCGCATATTGACT GAAGGACGAGATCATTTATTACCAACCATGATGGCGAGATTATATCTACTGAAGGCAATACAGATAGTAACACGCAATGCCTTGAGGCTTCTTAATCTAGATCCAGTTTCGAGAATGTAA
- the LOC124222358 gene encoding DALR anticodon-binding domain-containing protein 3 isoform X3: protein MEGSSDFRIKELVNSICRLLLGVETKFNEDSSILKINNENLSEYGDVCFLTNLVTWKKVFRNSLKSTTSCRNILEHYLIKNEIKFEDCNAAEKAFQNIIKASRNWSLKIEKCQLGNERVSVFLNRTQTFADVLARIVVRDHSYGQLESKSGSFFFHIIKDLDSDLTNLRLRLIKRVAENIVKANGYQVSESSDSDKYYATTKSKRDLTKYPKILLCGVAKNSVTGTKETALTEAEYLNRRLVELADTTEHKLPDLAEPKHEQNSVLLQIAEAVIVLQFLAVKPSRTITISSDLGLDESTINVKARISAIFQKFDEQHLKGDYPSLPSIEEVDFSLLTEAEEWELMYIFLLGYPEMVKTCARLTGDLEICPHYICSFLSRLVSKFSAYYRRVRILTEGRDHLLPTMMARLYLLKAIQIVTRNALRLLNLDPVSRM, encoded by the exons ATGGAAGGGTCTTCAGATTTCAGGATAAAGGAGTTGGTGAACAGTATTTGCCGTTTGTTGTTGGGTGTGGAAACTAAATTCAATGAAGATTCTTCGATCCTTAAAATAAACAACGAAAATCTGTCAGAGTACGGAGACGTGTGTTTCTTGACGAACCTCGTTACTTGGAAAAAAGTGTTTCGAAATAGTTTGAAATCGACGACGAGTTGCAGGAATATACTCGAGCACTACTTAATCAAAAATGAGATAAAATTTGAGGATTGCAATGCTGCCGAAAAG GCCTTTCAGAATATAATAAAAGCTAGCAGAAATTGGTCTCTGAAAATTGAGAAGTGTCAGCTTGGAAATGAAAGAGTATCTGTATTTTTAAACAGAACCCAAACTTTTGCAGACGTACTAGCTCGTATTGTGGTCAGAGACCATAGCTATGGACAATTGGAGTCAAAGAGTggatctttcttttttcatatcatCAAAGATCTAGACTCAGATTTGACAAACCTACGTTTGCGTCTGATTAAACGTGTGGCTGAAAATATAGTCAAGGCCAACGGATACCAGGTATCTGAAAGTAGCGACAGTGACAAGTATTATGCGACCACCAAGTCAAAAAGAGATTTGACAAAATATCCCAAAATACTGTTATGCGGGGTTGCAAAGAATTCTGTTACTGGAACAAAGGAAACTGCGCTTACAGAAGCCGAATATTTGAATCGGAGGTTGGTGGAGCTAGCCGATACAACAGAGCACAAACTGCCTGATTTGGCTGAACCGAAACATGAGCAGAATTCTGTACTTTTGCAAATCGCGGAGGCAGTGATTGTGTTACAGTTTTTGGCTGTGAAACCTAGTCGTACTATCACAATTTCTTCCGATCTTGGCTTGGACGAGAGTACTATAAATGTCAAAG CTAGAATATCGGCGATATTTCAGAAATTCGACGAACAACACTTAAAAGGAGACTATCCTAGTTTGCCAAGCATCGAAGAGGTTGATTTTTCGTTACTCACAGAAGCG GAGGAGTGGGAACTGATGTACATCTTTTTACTTGGCTATCCGGAGATGGTAAAAACGTGTGCAAGGCTCACTGGAGATCTGGAGATTTGTCCACACTACATATGTTCGTTTTTGTCACGATTGGTCAGCAAATTCAGCGCCTATTATCGCCGAGTTCGCATATTGACT GAAGGACGAGATCATTTATTACCAACCATGATGGCGAGATTATATCTACTGAAGGCAATACAGATAGTAACACGCAATGCCTTGAGGCTTCTTAATCTAGATCCAGTTTCGAGAATGTAA
- the LOC124222358 gene encoding DALR anticodon-binding domain-containing protein 3 isoform X2: protein MEGSSDFRIKELVNSICRLLLGVETKFNEDSSILKINNENLSEYGDVCFLTNLVTWKKVFRNSLKSTTSCRNILEHYLIKNEIKFEDCNAAEKAFQNIIKASRNWSLKIEKCQLGNERVSVFLNRTQTFADVLARIVVRDHSYGQLESKSGSFFFHIIKDLDSDLTNLRLRLIKRVAENIVKANGYQVSESSDSDKYYATTKSKRDLTKYPKILLCGVAKNSVTGTKETALTEAEYLNRRLVELADTTEHKLPDLAEPKHEQNSVLLQIAEAVIVLQFLAVKPSRTITISSDLGLDESTINVKGSSFIFYNTARISAIFQKFDEQHLKGDYPSLPSIEEVDFSLLTEAEWELMYIFLLGYPEMVKTCARLTGDLEICPHYICSFLSRLVSKFSAYYRRVRILTEGRDHLLPTMMARLYLLKAIQIVTRNALRLLNLDPVSRM, encoded by the exons ATGGAAGGGTCTTCAGATTTCAGGATAAAGGAGTTGGTGAACAGTATTTGCCGTTTGTTGTTGGGTGTGGAAACTAAATTCAATGAAGATTCTTCGATCCTTAAAATAAACAACGAAAATCTGTCAGAGTACGGAGACGTGTGTTTCTTGACGAACCTCGTTACTTGGAAAAAAGTGTTTCGAAATAGTTTGAAATCGACGACGAGTTGCAGGAATATACTCGAGCACTACTTAATCAAAAATGAGATAAAATTTGAGGATTGCAATGCTGCCGAAAAG GCCTTTCAGAATATAATAAAAGCTAGCAGAAATTGGTCTCTGAAAATTGAGAAGTGTCAGCTTGGAAATGAAAGAGTATCTGTATTTTTAAACAGAACCCAAACTTTTGCAGACGTACTAGCTCGTATTGTGGTCAGAGACCATAGCTATGGACAATTGGAGTCAAAGAGTggatctttcttttttcatatcatCAAAGATCTAGACTCAGATTTGACAAACCTACGTTTGCGTCTGATTAAACGTGTGGCTGAAAATATAGTCAAGGCCAACGGATACCAGGTATCTGAAAGTAGCGACAGTGACAAGTATTATGCGACCACCAAGTCAAAAAGAGATTTGACAAAATATCCCAAAATACTGTTATGCGGGGTTGCAAAGAATTCTGTTACTGGAACAAAGGAAACTGCGCTTACAGAAGCCGAATATTTGAATCGGAGGTTGGTGGAGCTAGCCGATACAACAGAGCACAAACTGCCTGATTTGGCTGAACCGAAACATGAGCAGAATTCTGTACTTTTGCAAATCGCGGAGGCAGTGATTGTGTTACAGTTTTTGGCTGTGAAACCTAGTCGTACTATCACAATTTCTTCCGATCTTGGCTTGGACGAGAGTACTATAAATGTCAAAG GCTCGtcctttattttttacaatacagCTAGAATATCGGCGATATTTCAGAAATTCGACGAACAACACTTAAAAGGAGACTATCCTAGTTTGCCAAGCATCGAAGAGGTTGATTTTTCGTTACTCACAGAAGCG GAGTGGGAACTGATGTACATCTTTTTACTTGGCTATCCGGAGATGGTAAAAACGTGTGCAAGGCTCACTGGAGATCTGGAGATTTGTCCACACTACATATGTTCGTTTTTGTCACGATTGGTCAGCAAATTCAGCGCCTATTATCGCCGAGTTCGCATATTGACT GAAGGACGAGATCATTTATTACCAACCATGATGGCGAGATTATATCTACTGAAGGCAATACAGATAGTAACACGCAATGCCTTGAGGCTTCTTAATCTAGATCCAGTTTCGAGAATGTAA